From the Desulfovibrio sp. Huiquan2017 genome, the window GCGATGGCCAGTTCCGGGATCATGGGCATGTACAGCGAAACCCGGTCGCCGCGCTTGACACCTTTTTTCTTGAGCACGTTGGCGAACCGGCAGACCTCGGTGTGGAGCATCTGATAGGTGTAGACCCGCACATCCTCCTCGGGCTCGCCCTGCCAGATGAGCGCGGCCTTGTTCCGGCGGCCGTCGGTCAGGTGGCGGTCCAGGCAGTTGTAGGCCACGTTGGTCCGGCCGCCCGAGAACCACTTGAACTCCGGCTTGTCGTAATCCGCTTCCAGGACGGAGTCGAAATCGGAAAACCAGTCGAGCAGTTCCTTGGCCCGTTCGCCCCAATACCCGTCCGGATCATCGAGGGCCCGCTTGTGGGCCGCCTCGTAGGCCGCCATGTCCGCGATCCATGCCTGCCCCTGCATGGCCGCGTCCGGCTGAAATATCTGTCCTTCCTTTTGCATGCTTTCGATTTTCTTTTCTTCTTCGGTCATCGAGATGCTCCTGATCTGTTCGTTTCTTCGCCTCGCCCATCCGGCGTGGACCGCAACCCATTGAAATGCCGAGTCGTGGCGGAAGACCGCCGCCGACACTTCATCCTCTAGTGAAAGCGAATGCCGATCGCTTCCATTTTTAGGTGAACGGTCACAAACAACCCGGTGAACGGTTTGGAGGCGGTGAGTGGCGCAGGTTGCGCGCCGGGAGGCGGCTTGCGGTAGCGGCGCACTCGAAGACGCTCCAAGGGAATGGGGGGCTGCGCTGCCTGAAATGGCTCCGGGAAAGAGAGTGAGACTCTCGCTCTCGCCCGCCCCTGCCGCAGGCACACAAAAAGTTTGGAAAGGGGGGCCAGGGGGGAAACTTTTAAAAAAGTTTCCCCCCTGGCCGCCGGAGGCATCCCCCTTACCCGGCCACAGCGCGGGCAAAGAAGCGACAGGTCAGGTCCTGCCACCAGACGAAGCCGAGTTCGGCGTCCACGTACCAAGCGGCGGTGAAGGCCTTGCGGTCGGCGGACCAAAGGCGGGCCTTGAGCGGATCGAAGGCGGGCTCCTGGCAGAACTCGCCGGGCTCGGTGCGGCCGGTGAAGAGCGTGGCCAACTCGGCCACGGTGGGCAGCCGCCAGTCGGTGCGGCCGGCAAAGGCGTTTTTGTTCAGGCGGGTCACATGGGCGTTGGCGCGTCCCCAGGTCAGCGGATAGCGGGAACCGTAGCGCTCCCAGACCAACCCCGTGGTCCGCTCGGCCACCGTGCCGTCGCCCCGGTCGACAAACTCGCCGTGGGCGTAGCACGCGGGCCGCCACAGCTCGTCCAGGCCGAAGGCGGCGCGCCCTTCCTTGAGTCCGGCCTTGAGCGGCACGGACCGAGGGCGCGGGCACGTTTCTGAAATTTCGGGCTCGGCCAGAAGGTCCGGGGCCGCACAGGCCGCCTCGCGCCGGGCTCGCCAACGGGCCTCCAGATCATCCAGGGCGTCCAGCATGGCCGGGCCGTCCGGGAAACGGTCCGCCGGGTCCCGGGCCAGGGCCATGGCAAAGAATTCGTCCCAGCTCCGGTCCAGGTCGGCGTGCACTTCGCGGACGGGCCGCATGCCCTTCCCGTCCGCCGGGCCCTCGGGTAACCGTCCGGTAAGCATGCGGTACAGGGTCACGCCCACGGAATAGCGGTCCGAGCGTTCGTCGGCGGCCTCCGGATCGGCCTCCTGCTCGGGCGCGGCGTAGTACGGGGAGCCCACGACCATGCCCTTGTGCCGCACGGTCGGTTCGCCGCGCAGCTTGGACAGGCCGAAGTCGATGAGCTTGACCGTGCCCGGACCGCCCAGGTCCTCGGCCAGCATGACATTGAACGGCTTGACGTCGCGATGGATGATGCCCTCGTAATGCAGCCGGTCCAGGCCGCGCAGCATACCCCGCGCCACGGCCAGCGAGGTCTCCACCCCGAGCCTCCGGGACGGGCGCTCCACTTCGTAGGACTCGCCCATAAGCGCGCCGAGGTTGCCGCAGAAATATTCCATGGTGAAATGTGGAGGCGCGGGCCTGCCGTCCGGGCCGTCGCTTCCGGCGTCCACATCGAGGATGGCGGCCACGTTGGGATGGCTGATGGAGGCCATGGCCGAGGCCTCCTTGAGGAACATCGCCCGCAGGGCGTCCTCCCCCACCAGCTCCTCCATGATCTCGGCGGGCCTGAGGACCTTGAGGGCCACGATGCGGCCGGTCACGGGCATGGCCGCCTTGTACACCGCGCCCATGCCGCCCCGGCCGAGCAGGCCGCGTATTTCATATCGTCCGATGCGCATGCGGCACGGTAGCCCAAGGGAACGGCCCGCGTCCATCCCGCGTTGCGGTCCCGGGCGCGAAACGGGGCGGGAACCGCAGTCCCCGCCCCTGAACCGGGATGGCGTCCGGGGCCGATCCCCGGACTTCCCGAACAACCTACACCCGGTTTTCGGCAAAACGCGGTTTCGAGAACGAATGACGGGAAAAAACAACCGATCGGCATAAAAAAACACCTTGACGGGGTTGGCCGGGCCCGTCCCGATCGCGCGCCGGAAAACACCCGGCCCGGCTTGCCAAGGCACCTCTTGACGTATACTTTAGACATCCTCTAGACATACAAGGCACAGAGAACCAACAGGGGGGACTACCCATGAAGAAAACCATACTGGCCCTGGCGGTGCTGACCGTCGCCCTCATCCTGAGCGGCTGCTTCCGCAAGCACATCGAATCCGCGCCGCCGGTCAAACAGCCCGCGCAAACCCAGACCGCTCCCGCCGAGCGGCCCATCATCGAGGAAACCCATGTGGTGGCAGAGGAGAAGCCTCTGGACGGCCCGGTGGAGGAAGTCTACGAGGTGGACGCCGCCAAGCAGGCCGGGAAGCAGGCCCCCGCTGTGGGCGAAACCGAACTGGCCGAGGAACCGTTGCCCGACGCGGATCAGCTCAAGCGTGAGGCCGAGGCCGCCGCGGCCCAAGGCGCGCCCCCGGCCACGGAAGCGGCCGAACGGGCCGAACAGGCCGCGCAGGCCACCCCGGCCCCTGCCGCCACTCCGGTCCCTGCCGTTGCGACGGCCCCTGCCGCCGCGGCGCAGACCGCCAAACCCCTTCCTCCGGCCAATCCCGAGGACGAAGTGGTCGGCATCGGCGATGTGGGCGAAGCGTCCGGCGCGACCGCCGCTTCGACCCTGGCCCCGGGCGGACCGTATTATGTGCAAGTGGGGGCATTCTCGGACGTGGAGAATGCAAACAGAGCCCTCGAACGTCTCATTGCGGACGGATACAAGGGCTCTGTGCTGGTCAAAACCGACGAGGGGCTGTTCCGCGTGCAGGCGGGTTCATTCCCGGACGAAGCAACGGCCGGAGCCGCCTTGGAAAAACTGAAGGCGGACTACCCCAAAGGGTTCGTGCTGAAAAAACCGTAGTCCGGTCGCGGACCGAACTTCAGGGCCGGGCATCGCTCGGCCTTTTTTTACGCCCCCGGCCTAGGGATTCAGTTCGGCGCGGAACTTGCGGGACAGCCGGAAGACGACCACCTTGCGCGGAGGCAGGGTAATGGTCTGGGTCGTCTGGGGGTTGCGGCCCTTGCGGGCGCGCTTGTCGTAAGCCTCGAACTTGCCGAAACCGGAGATCAACAGGGCATGGTCTTTTTTGATGGACCGCTTCATGATCTCCAGGATGGTCTCCACCAGGTCCTTGATCTCGGCGCGATTCTTGTCGGTGCGTTCGTAGATGTAATCCACGATTCCGGCTTTGGTGAGAGTGCTCATCGATTGCCTCCAAAAAAGGTTATCAATAACTTACTTCAGCAATCCCGCGATGGTGGCCGCGAGTTTCTGCATTTCGTCCGGGGTCTCGTAGGACGACTGGCCCCACAGTTTCAGGCCGTCGTCGGCAAACCTCGGAATGAGATGAAAATGCGCGTGGTGAACCAGTTGCCCGGCCGCCTCGAAGTTGTTCTGCATGAGGTTGAGCCCATCCGCGCCCGTGGCTTCCATGATCGCGCCGCCCACGGCGGACAGGGCCTGGAAGAGGTCGTTGCCGAGCGCGGTCGGAATGTCCATGAGCGTGGGATGATGGTCTTTGGGCAGCACCAGGGCATGGCCCGGATGCACGGGCGCGATATCCAGGAAGGCCAGGACCGTGTCCGATTCAAAGATTTTGGCGCAGGGGATTTCCCCGGCCACGATCTTGCAGAAAATACACTCGGAATCCACAATAGCCATTCGTCTTTTTCCTCCGTCGGAACTGAACCCCAAGCGTTTCAAGCGCATGGAATCCACGGTCGCGCGATGAGAGTTTTTGACCGTTACCCGCATTCATACAAGGGATATCCAGTTAAATCAAGTCTGTTCGTCCACTTTCCCGAAAAAGCCCGCGTGGCAAGGGTTGCGACGAAGTCTAGATATAATCTGAAAAATCGGACAGTTGACGGACGGGCACCAATTGAAACCGCTGTTTGCCTTATTTTGGAAACAATTTAAATGCGTTGTGCGTCCCATTGAGAGCGGGCGCCGCCCGCCGGGCAACGGAGGGCTCCCCGGGGGGCCCGGGCCGCCGAAACGGCGGACGTTGCGCACGCTTGACGCGGACTTCCGCCGCACGGTATCCCGGAGCCACCGAAAATCGACACCACCGCGCGGGCCGGAGACCGTCCCGCGCATTCCCAAGGAGATATCCATGACCAAGACCGGCATTCTCTTCCCCGGACAGGGGTCCCAGGAACAGGGCATGGGCCGCGACGCTGCCGAAGCCAGTCCCGCCGCCCTGGACCTCTGGAAACTCGCCGAACGCGAGTCCGGCCTGGCCCTGCGTGAAATATACTGGGACGGCGACCCGGCAGACATGGCCGACACCCGCGCCCTGCAACCCGCCCTGACCGTGGTCAACCTGACCCTGTGGCTGGCCGTGAAGGACAAGCTCTCCCCCGCAGCCGCGGCCGGGCATTCCCTGGGCGAATTCGCCGCCCTGGGCGCGGCCGGAATCCTTGACGTGGAGGACTGCATCCGGGCCGTGACTCTGCGCGGGCGGCTCATGGCCGACTGCGGCGGCGAAGGCCACGGCATGGCCGCCGTGGTCAAGCTCCCCCAGGACCAGGTCGAGGCCATTGTGGCCCAGGCCGTGCAACAGTCCGGCAAGGAACTGCGTATCGCCAATTACAACACCCCGGCCCAATTCGTCGTCTCCGGCGAGGCCGAGGCGCTGGACGCGGCCGAGACGCTGGTCAAGGAGGCCAAGGGACGGGCCATCCGCCTGGCCGTGTCCGGGGCGTTCCACTCCCCGCTCATGCGGGAGGCCGCCGACGAGTTTTCCGCCTTCCTCGAAACCCTTTCCTGGAAGGCTCCGGCCTTTCCGGTCTTCCACAACGCCACGGCCCTGCCCGAGCCCGAACCTGCGGCCGTCATGGATGTGATGCGGCGCCAGATGACCTCCTCGGTCCTGTGGGTCCAGACCATGCAGGCCCTGTGGGCCGTCGGCGTGCGCAAATTCGTGGAAATCGGCCCCAAGGGCGTGCTTTTCAAGATGCTCAAGGCCAACCTCGGCTCCGAGGAGGAACCGTGGACCGGCCTGAACGTGGGCGGCCTCGCCCAGGCCGAGGAACTTTAGGACCGTGCCCCGCGCCTACGGCATCATCGGCTGGCCCCTCGGGCACACCCTGTCCCCGGCCCTGCACAATTGGGGATTCG encodes:
- a CDS encoding protein kinase; this translates as MRIGRYEIRGLLGRGGMGAVYKAAMPVTGRIVALKVLRPAEIMEELVGEDALRAMFLKEASAMASISHPNVAAILDVDAGSDGPDGRPAPPHFTMEYFCGNLGALMGESYEVERPSRRLGVETSLAVARGMLRGLDRLHYEGIIHRDVKPFNVMLAEDLGGPGTVKLIDFGLSKLRGEPTVRHKGMVVGSPYYAAPEQEADPEAADERSDRYSVGVTLYRMLTGRLPEGPADGKGMRPVREVHADLDRSWDEFFAMALARDPADRFPDGPAMLDALDDLEARWRARREAACAAPDLLAEPEISETCPRPRSVPLKAGLKEGRAAFGLDELWRPACYAHGEFVDRGDGTVAERTTGLVWERYGSRYPLTWGRANAHVTRLNKNAFAGRTDWRLPTVAELATLFTGRTEPGEFCQEPAFDPLKARLWSADRKAFTAAWYVDAELGFVWWQDLTCRFFARAVAG
- a CDS encoding SPOR domain-containing protein, whose translation is MKKTILALAVLTVALILSGCFRKHIESAPPVKQPAQTQTAPAERPIIEETHVVAEEKPLDGPVEEVYEVDAAKQAGKQAPAVGETELAEEPLPDADQLKREAEAAAAQGAPPATEAAERAEQAAQATPAPAATPVPAVATAPAAAAQTAKPLPPANPEDEVVGIGDVGEASGATAASTLAPGGPYYVQVGAFSDVENANRALERLIADGYKGSVLVKTDEGLFRVQAGSFPDEATAGAALEKLKADYPKGFVLKKP
- a CDS encoding integration host factor subunit alpha → MSTLTKAGIVDYIYERTDKNRAEIKDLVETILEIMKRSIKKDHALLISGFGKFEAYDKRARKGRNPQTTQTITLPPRKVVVFRLSRKFRAELNP
- a CDS encoding HIT family protein → MAIVDSECIFCKIVAGEIPCAKIFESDTVLAFLDIAPVHPGHALVLPKDHHPTLMDIPTALGNDLFQALSAVGGAIMEATGADGLNLMQNNFEAAGQLVHHAHFHLIPRFADDGLKLWGQSSYETPDEMQKLAATIAGLLK
- a CDS encoding ACP S-malonyltransferase, with amino-acid sequence MTKTGILFPGQGSQEQGMGRDAAEASPAALDLWKLAERESGLALREIYWDGDPADMADTRALQPALTVVNLTLWLAVKDKLSPAAAAGHSLGEFAALGAAGILDVEDCIRAVTLRGRLMADCGGEGHGMAAVVKLPQDQVEAIVAQAVQQSGKELRIANYNTPAQFVVSGEAEALDAAETLVKEAKGRAIRLAVSGAFHSPLMREAADEFSAFLETLSWKAPAFPVFHNATALPEPEPAAVMDVMRRQMTSSVLWVQTMQALWAVGVRKFVEIGPKGVLFKMLKANLGSEEEPWTGLNVGGLAQAEEL